One segment of Drosophila ananassae strain 14024-0371.13 chromosome 3R, ASM1763931v2, whole genome shotgun sequence DNA contains the following:
- the LOC6498172 gene encoding myosin heavy chain, muscle isoform X3 produces the protein MPKPAPNLEDEDPTPYLFVSLEQRRIDQSKPYDSKKNCWVPDEKEGYLLGEIKATKGDIVSVGLPGGETRDFKKDQLQQVNPPKYEKAEDMSNLTYLNDASVLHNLRQRYYNKLIYTYSGLFCVAINPYKRYPVYTNRCAKMYRGKRRNEVPPHIFAISDGAYVDMLTNHVNQSMLITGESGAGKTENTKKVIAYFATVGASTKKDESQKNKGSLEDQVVQTNPVLEAFGNAKTVRNDNSSRFGKFIRIHFGPTGKLAGADIETYLLEKARVISQQSLERSYHIFYQIMSGSVAGVKDMCFLSDNIYDYYNVSQGKVTVPNMDDGEEFQLADQAFDILGFTKQEKEDVYRITAAVMHMGGMKFKQRGREEQAEQDGEEEGGRVSKLFGCDTAELYKNLLKPRIKVGNEFVTQGRNVQQVTNSIGALCKGVFDRLFKWLVKKCNETLDTQQKRQHFIGVLDIAGFEIFDYNGFEQLCINFTNEKLQQFFNHHMFVLEQEEYKREGIDWAFIDFGMDLLACIDLIEKPMGILSILEEESMFPKATDQTFSEKLTNTHLGKSAPFQKPKPPKPGQQAAHFAIGHYAGVVAYNITGWLEKNKDPLNDTVVDQFKKSQNKLLIEIFADHAGQSGGGEQAKGGRGKKGGGFATVSSAYKEQLNSLMTTLRSTQPHFVRCIIPNEMKQPGLVDAHLVMHQLTCNGVLEGIRICRKGFPNRMVYPDFKMRYMILAPAIMAAEKVAKNAAGKCLEAVGLDPDMYRIGHTKVFFRAGVLGQMEEFRDERLGKIMSWMQAWARGYLSRKGFKKLQEQRVALKVVQRNLRKYLQLRTWPWYKLWQKVKPLLNVSRIEDEIARLEEKAKKAEELHAAEVKVRKELEALNAKLLAEKTALLDSLSGEKGQLQDFQERNAKLTAQKNDLENQLRDIQERLTQEEDARNQLFQQKKKADQEISGLKKDIEDLELNVQKAEQDKATKDHQIRNLNDEIAHQDELINKLNKEKKMQGESNQKTGEELQAAEDKINHLNKVKAKLEQTLDELEDSLEREKKVRGDVEKSKRKVEGDLKLTQEAVADLERNKKELEQTIQRKDKELCSITAKLEDEQVVVGKHQRQIKELQARIEELEEEVEAERQARAKAEKQRADLARELEELGERLEEAGGATSAQIELNKKREAELSKLRRDLEEANIQHESTLANLRKKHNDAVAEMAEQVDQLNKLKAKAEKEKNEYYGQLNDLRAGVDHITNEKAAQEKIAKQLQHTLNEVQSKLDETNRTLNDFDASKKKLSIENSDLLRQLEEAESQVSQLSKIKISLTTQLEDTKRLADEESRERATLLGKFRNLEHDLDNLREQVEEEAEGKADLQRQLSKANAEAQVWRSKYESDGVARSEELEEAKRKLQARLAEAEETIESLNQKCIGLEKTKQRLSTEVEDLQLEVDRANAIANAAEKKQKAFDKIIGEWKLKVDDLAAELDASQKECRNYSTELFRLKGAYEEGQEQLEAVRRENKNLADEVKDLLDQIGEGGRNIHEIEKARKRLEAEKDELQAALEEAEAALEQEENKVLRAQLELSQVRQEIDRRIQEKEEEFENTRKNHQRALDSMQASLEAEAKGKAEALRMKKKLEADINELEIALDHANKANAEAQKNIKRYQQQLKDIQTALEEEQRARDDAREQLGISERRANALQNELEESRTLLEQADRGRRQAEQELADAHEQLNEVSAQNASISAAKRKLESELQTLHSDLDELLNEAKNSEEKAKKAMVDAARLADELRAEQDHAQTQEKLRKALEQQIKELQVRLDEAEANALKGGKKAIQKLEQRVRELENELDGEQRRHADAQKNLRKSERRIKELSFQSEEDRKNHERMQDLVDKLQQKIKTYKRQIEEAEEIAALNLAKFRKAQQELEEAEERADLAEQAISKFRAKGRAGSVGRGASPAPRATSVRPQFDGLAFPPRFDLAPENEF, from the exons ATGCCGAAGCCAGCTCCAAATCTTGAGGATGAGGATCCCACCCCATACCTGTTCGTGTCTTTGGAACAGAGACGTATCGATCAATCGAAACCCTATGACTCCAAGAAGAACTGTTGGGTCCCCGACGAGAAGGAGGGTTATCTCCTTGGTGAGATCAAGGCCACCAAGGGCGATATCGTCTCCGTCGGCTTGCCTGGTGGAGAG acACGAGACTTCAAGAAAGATCAGCTCCAGCAAGTGAACCCTCCAAAATACGAAAAAGCTGAGGATATGTCCAACTTGACATACCTTAACGATGCCTCTGTGCTCCATAACTTGAGACAGAGATACTACAACAAGCTCATCTAC ACCTACTCTGGTCTTTTCTGCGTTGCCATCAATCCTTACAAGCGCTACCCCGTATATACCAACCGTTGCGCTAAGATGTACCGTGGCAAGCGCCGTAATGAGGTGCCACCCCATATTTTCGCCATCTCTGACGGTGCCTACGTCGACATGTTGACCAACCACGTGAATCAATCTATGTTGATCACCGGTGAGTCTGGTGCCGGAAAGACTGAGAACACCAAGAAGGTCATTGCGTACTTCGCCACTGTTGGCGCTTCCACCAAGAAGGATGAATCGCAGAAGAACAAGGGTTCCCTGGAAGATCAGGTTGTGCAGACTAACCCTGTGCTTGAGGCTTTCGGTAACGCCAAGACCGTGCGTAACGATAACTCCTCTCGTTTC GGTAAATTCATCCGTATCCACTTCGGACCTACTGGTAAACTGGCTGGTGCTGATATTGAGACCT ATCTGCTGGAGAAGGCCCGTGTCATCTCCCAGCAGTCCCTGGAGCGTTCCTACCACATCTTCTACCAGATCATGTCTGGCTCCGTTGCCGGTGTTAAAG ACATGTGCTTCCTCTCCGATAACATTTACGACTACTATAACGTATCCCAGGGTAAAGTCACTGTACCCAACATGGATGACGGTGAGGAATTCCAGCTTGCAGAT CAAGCCTTCGACATTCTGGGCTTCACCAAGCAGGAGAAGGAGGATGTGTACAGGATCACCGCCGCTGTCATGCACATGGGTGGCATGAAGTTCAAGCAACGTGGTCGCGAGGAGCAGGCTGAGCAGGACGGTGAGGAGGAGGGTGGCCGTGTGTCTAAGCTGTTCGGCTGCGACACCGCTGAGCTGTACAAGAACTTGCTCAAGCCCCGCATCAAGGTCGGTAACGAGTTCGTCACCCAGGGCCGTAACGTCCAGCAGGTCACCAACTCGATCGGTGCCCTCTGCAAGGGTGTCTTCGATCGTCTGTTCAAGTGGCTGGTCAAGAAGTGTAACGAGACTCTGGATACCCAGCAGAAGCGTCAGCACTTCATTGGTGTACTGGATATTGCTGGTTTTGAAATCTTCGAC TACAACGGTTTCGAGCAACTGTGTATTAACTTCACCAACGAGAAGTTGCAACAATTCTTCAACCATCACATGTTCGTTTTGGAGCAAGAAGAATACAAGAGGGAAGGTATCGATTGGGCCTTCATCGATTTCGGTATGGACTTGTTGGCCTGTATCGATCTGATTGAAAAG CCTATGGGTATCCTGTCCATCCTTGAAGAAGAGTCTATGTTCCCCAAGGCCACCGATCAGACCTTCTCGGAGAAGCTGACCAACACCCATTTGGGCAAGTCGGCTCCATTCCAGAAGCCCAAGCCCCCAAAGCCCGGCCAGCAGGCTGCCCACTTTGCCATCGGCCATTATGCTGGTGTTGTCGCTTACAACATCACCGGTTGGTTGGAGAAGAACAAGGATCCTCTGAACGACACTGTTGTCGACCAGTTCAAGAAGTCTCAGAACAAGCTGCTGATCGAAATCTTCGCCGATCACGCCGGACAGTCGGGCGGCGGTGAACAGGCCAAGGGAGGTCGTGGCAAGAAGGGTGGTGGCTTCGCCACTGTGTCCTCTGCCTACAAGGAGCAGTTGAACAGCTTGATGACCACTCTGCGCTCCACTCAGCCTCACTTCGTCCGTTGCATCATTCCCAACGAGATGAAGCAGCCTGGACTTGTTGATGCCCACTTGGTTATGCACCAGCTGACCTGTAACGGTGTGCTTGAAGGTATCCGTATTTGCCGTAAGGGCTTCCCCAACAGGATGGTCTACCCTGACTTCAAGATGCG TTACATGATTCTGGCCCCAGCCATCATGGCGGCCGAAAAGGTGGCCAAGAATGCGGCCGGCAAGTGTTTGGAAGCCGTCGGACTGGATCCCGATATGTATCGCATTGGTCACACCAAG GTGTTCTTCCGTGCCGGTGTCCTGGGTCAGATGGAGGAGTTCCGTGATGAGCGTCTGGGCAAGATCATGTCCTGGATGCAGGCCTGGGCTCGTGGTTACCTGTCCCGCAAGGGCTTCAAGAAGCTCCAGGAACAGCGCGTCGCCCTCAAGGTTGTCCAGCGCAATCTGCGCAAGTACCTGCAGCTCCGCACCTGGCCATGGTACAAACTGTGGCAGAAGGTCAAGCCCCTCCTCAACGTCAGCCGTATCGAGGATGAGATTGCC CGTCTGGAGGAGAAGGCCAAGAAGGCTGAGGAACTGCATGCCGCTGAAGTGAAAGTACGCAAGGAGCTGGAGGCCCTCAACGCCAAGCTGTTGGCTGAGAAGACCGCCCTGCTGGACTCTCTGTCCGGTGAGAAGGGCCAGCTGCAGGACTTCCAGGAGCGCAACGCCAAGTTGACCGCCCAGAAGAACGACCTCGAGAACCAGCTGCGC GACATCCAAGAGCGCCTGACTCAGGAGGAAGATGCCCGCAACCAGCTGTTCCAGCAGAAGAAGAAGGCCGACCAGGAGATCTCTGGCCTGAAGAAGGACATCGAGGATCTGGAGCTGAATGTCCAGAAGGCCGAGCAGGACAAGGCCACCAAGGATCACCAGATCCGCAACTTGAACGACGAGATCGCCCACCAGGATGAGCTCATCAACAAGCTGAACAAGGAGAAGAAGATGCAGGGCGAGTCCAACCAGAAGACTGGTGAGGAACTGCAGGCCGCCGAGGACAAGATCAACCACTTGAACAAGGTTAAGGCCAAGCTCGAGCAGACCCTCGACGAGCTCGAGGATTCTCTGGAGCGTGAGAAGAAGGTGCGCGGTGATGTTGAGAAGTCCAAGCGCAAGGTTGAGGGAGACCTCAAGCTCACCCAGGAGGCTGTTGCCGATCTGGAGCGCAACAAGAAGGAATTGGAGCAGACCATCCAGCGCAAGGACAAGGAACTGTGCTCCATCACCGCCAAGCTCGAGGATGAGCAGGTTGTGGTTGGCAAGCACCAGCGCCAGATCAAGGAACTGCAGGCCCGCATCGAGGAGCTCGAGGAGGAGGTTGAGGCTGAGCGCCAGGCCCGCGCCAAGGCTGAGAAGCAGCGCGCCGATCTGGCCCGTGAGCTTGAGGAATTGGGCGAGCGTCTGGAGGAGGCTGGCGGTGCCACCTCTGCCCAGATTGAGCTCAACAAGAAGCGTGAGGCTGAGCTCAGCAAGCTCCGTCGCGATCTTGAGGAGGCCAACATCCAGCACGAGTCCACCCTGGCTAACCTGCGCAAGAAGCACAACGATGCCGTCGCCGAGATGGCCGAGCAGGTTGATCAGCTCAACAAGCTGAAGGCTAA GGCTGAGAAGGAGAAGAACGAGTACTACGGCCAGTTGAACGATCTGCGTGCCGGTGTCGACCACATTACCAACGAGAAG gCTGCCCAGGAGAAGATCGCCAAGCAGCTGCAGCACACCCTCAACGAAGTCCAGTCCAAATTGGATGAGACCAACAGGACTCTGAACGACTTCGATgccagcaagaagaagctgtCCATTGAGAACTCCGATCTGCTCCgccagctggaggaggccgAGTCCCAGGTGTCTCAGCTGTCCAAGATCAAGATCTCCCTGACCACCCAGCTTGAGGATACCAAGCGTCTGGCCGATGAGGAGTCCCGCGAGCGTGCTACCCTTCTGGGCAAGTTCCGCAACTTGGAGCACGACCTGGACAACCTGCGCGAACAGGTTGAGGAGGAGGCTGAGGGCAAGGCCGATCTGCAGCGCCAGCTGAGCAAGGCCAACGCTGAGGCCCAGGTCTGGCGTAGCAAGTACGAGTCCGATGGTGTTGCCCGCTCtgaggagctggaggaggccaAGAGGAAGCTGCAGGCCCGTCTCGCCGAGGCTGAGGAGACCATTGAGTCCCTTAACCAGAAGTGCATTGGCCTGGAGAAGACCAAGCAGCGCCTGTCCACCGAAGTGGAGGATCTCCAGCTGGAGGTCGACCGTGCCAACGCCATTGCCAACGCTGCCGAGAAGAAGCAGAAGGCCTTCGACAAGATCATCGGCGAATGGAAACTGAAGGTTGATGATCTGGCCGCTGAGCTTGATGCCTCCCAGAAGGAGTGCCGCAACTACTCCACCGAACTGTTCCGTCTGAAGGGTGCCTACGAGGAGGGCCAGGAGCAGCTGGAGGCTGTGCGTCGTGAGAACAAGAACTTGGCTGATGAGGTCAAGGATCTGCTCGACCAGATCGGTGAGGGTGGCCGCAACATCCATGAGATCGAGAAGGCCCGCAAGCGCCTGGAGGCTGAGAAGGACGAGCTCCAAGCCGCCCTTGAGGAGGCTGAGGCTGCTCTTGAGCAGGAGGAGAACAAGGTGCTGCGCGCCCAGCTGGAGCTGTCCCAGGTCCGCCAGGAAATCGATCGCCGCATccaggagaaggaggaggagttcGAGAACACCCGCAAGAACCACCAGCGCGCCCTCGACTCCATGCAGGCTTCCCTTGAGGCTGAGGCCAAGGGCAAGGCTGAGGCCCTGCGCATGAAGAAGAAGCTGGAGGCTGACATCAACGAGCTGGAGATTGCTCTGGATCATGCCAACAAG GCTAACGCCGAGGCCCAGAAGAACATCAAGCGTTACCAGCAACAGCTTAAGGACATCCAGACCGCTCTCGAGGAGGAGCAGCGCGCCCGCGACGATGCCCGCGAACAGCTGGGTATCTCCGAGCGTCGTGCCAACGCTCTCCAGAACGAACTGGAGGAGTCGCGCACTCTGCTGGAGCAGGCCGACCGTGGCCGTCGCCAGGCCGAACAGGAGCTGGCCGATGCCCACGAGCAGTTGAACGAGGTTTCCGCCCAGAACGCCTCCATCTCCGCTGCCAAGAGGAAGCTGGAGTCTGAGCTGCAGACCCTGCACTCCGACCTGGACGAACTCTTGAACGAGGCCAAGAACTCCGAGGAGAAGGCCAAGAAGGCTATGGTTGATGCCGCCCGCCTGGCTGATGAGCTCCGCGCTGAGCAGGATCATGCCCAGACCCAGGAGAAATTGAGGAAGGCTTTGGAGCAGCAGATCAAGGAGCTCCAGGTCCGTCTCGATGAAGCCGAGGCCAACGCCCTTAAGGGTGGCAAGAAGGCTATCCAGAAGTTGGAGCAGCGCGTCCGCGAGCTCGAGAACGAGCTGGATGGTGAGCAGAGGCGACATGCCGATGCCCAGAAGAACTTGCGCAAGTCTGAGCGCCGCATCAAGGAGCTGAGCTTCCAGTCTGAGGAGGACCGCAAGAACCACGAACGCATGCAGGATCTGGTCGATAAGCTGCAACAGAAGATCAAGACATACAAGAGGCAGATCGAGGAGGCTGAGGAAATCGCCGCCCTCAACTTGGCCAAATTCCGCAAGGCTCagcaggagctggaggaggccgAGGAGCGTGCCGATCTGGCCGAGCAGGCCATCAGCAAATTCCGCGCCAAGGGACGTGCCGGTTCTGTCGGTCGTGGTGCCAGCCCAGCG CCCCGTGCGACGTCCGTCAGGCCACAATTCGACGGATTGGCCTTCCCACCAAGATTCGACCTTGCTCCTGAAAACGAATTCTAA